One part of the Bradyrhizobium sp. CB1650 genome encodes these proteins:
- a CDS encoding DEAD/DEAH box helicase: MTSFQDFGLAEPIARALREENYVTPTPIQAQTIPLALTGRDVVGIAQTGTGKTASFALPILHRLLEHRIKPQAKTCRVLVLSPTRELSGQILDSFNAYGRHIRLTSALAIGGVPMGRQVRALMPGVDVLVATPGRLLDLVQSNGLKLSSVEFLVLDEADRMLDMGFINDIRKIVAKLPIKRQTLFFSATMPKDIAELADSMLRDPARVAVTPVSSTAERINQRILQVDFSAKPAFLTKLLKDEPINRALVFTRTKHGADKVVKTLAKAGIAANAIHGNKSQNHRERTLAQFRSGEIRTLVATDIAARGIDVDGISHVINFDLPNVPETYVHRIGRTARAGADGTAISLVAGGEELSYLRDIERLIRVALPREDHRTDAGREAAHASSPAAAQHHRPGRSGRPGQRPQGARHGDGRHGEGRHVEGRPVDGRPADGHKASKGSRRRRSSGGKVNSPPTDRSEQRPAHSAGKPDGIQGVAFLRRESRPNGRPNRNPHSH; the protein is encoded by the coding sequence TTGACTTCGTTTCAGGACTTCGGCCTCGCCGAACCCATCGCCCGCGCGCTTCGTGAAGAAAATTACGTCACGCCCACGCCCATCCAGGCCCAGACCATTCCGCTGGCGCTGACCGGCCGCGACGTCGTCGGCATCGCCCAGACCGGCACCGGCAAGACCGCCTCCTTCGCGCTGCCGATCCTGCACCGCCTGCTCGAGCACCGCATCAAGCCGCAAGCCAAGACTTGCCGCGTCCTGGTGCTGTCGCCGACCCGCGAGCTGTCCGGCCAGATCCTCGACAGCTTCAACGCCTATGGCCGCCACATCCGCCTCACTTCGGCGCTCGCCATCGGCGGCGTGCCGATGGGCCGCCAGGTCCGCGCCCTCATGCCGGGCGTCGACGTCCTGGTCGCCACCCCCGGCCGCCTGCTCGACCTCGTGCAGAGCAACGGGCTGAAGCTTTCGAGCGTCGAATTCCTCGTGCTCGACGAGGCCGACCGCATGCTCGACATGGGCTTCATCAACGACATCCGCAAAATCGTCGCCAAGCTACCGATCAAGCGTCAGACGCTGTTCTTCTCGGCCACCATGCCGAAGGACATCGCCGAACTCGCCGACTCGATGCTACGGGATCCCGCCCGCGTCGCGGTGACCCCAGTCTCCTCGACCGCCGAGCGGATCAACCAGCGCATCCTCCAGGTCGATTTCTCGGCCAAGCCTGCCTTCCTGACCAAGCTCCTGAAGGACGAGCCGATCAACCGCGCATTGGTCTTCACCCGCACCAAACATGGCGCCGACAAGGTCGTGAAGACGTTGGCCAAGGCCGGCATCGCCGCCAACGCAATCCACGGCAACAAGTCGCAGAACCATCGGGAGCGCACGCTCGCCCAATTCCGCTCCGGCGAGATCCGCACGCTCGTGGCCACCGACATCGCCGCGCGCGGCATCGATGTCGACGGCATCAGCCATGTCATCAATTTCGACCTGCCTAACGTGCCCGAAACCTATGTGCACCGTATCGGCCGCACCGCGCGCGCCGGCGCAGACGGCACCGCGATCTCGCTGGTCGCGGGCGGAGAGGAACTTAGCTATCTCCGCGACATTGAGCGGTTGATCCGAGTGGCGCTGCCGCGGGAAGATCACCGTACCGACGCCGGCCGCGAGGCCGCCCATGCTTCGTCCCCCGCCGCTGCGCAGCACCACCGGCCGGGCCGGTCCGGTCGCCCTGGCCAGCGGCCGCAGGGCGCAAGGCACGGCGACGGACGGCATGGCGAAGGACGGCATGTCGAGGGCAGACCTGTTGATGGCAGGCCCGCCGACGGCCACAAGGCATCGAAGGGGTCTCGCCGCCGCCGCAGTTCCGGTGGTAAGGTGAATTCCCCACCAACCGATCGGTCGGAACAGCGTCCCGCGCATAGCGCCGGCAAGCCTGATGGAATACAAGGCGTTGCCTTTTTGCGTCGCGAGAGTCGCCCCAACGGCCGACCGAACCGCAATCCACACTCGCATTAG
- the infA gene encoding translation initiation factor IF-1 → MAKEELIQFEGLVTEILPDARYRVQLDTGHEIVAYTAGKMKKNRIKTLAGDRVTVEMSPYDLEKGRLIFRHKDERPSTPGGPPRGAAQRGGQFRRR, encoded by the coding sequence ATGGCTAAGGAAGAGCTGATCCAGTTCGAAGGACTGGTGACCGAAATCCTCCCCGATGCGCGCTACCGCGTCCAGCTCGACACCGGGCACGAGATCGTGGCCTACACCGCCGGCAAGATGAAGAAGAACCGCATCAAGACCCTGGCGGGCGACCGCGTCACGGTCGAGATGTCGCCCTATGATCTGGAGAAGGGCCGCCTGATTTTCCGCCACAAGGACGAACGTCCTTCGACGCCCGGCGGCCCGCCGCGGGGTGCCGCGCAGCGCGGAGGTCAATTCCGCCGCCGTTAA
- a CDS encoding cold-shock protein, producing MSMGTVKWFNATKGYGFIQPDDGGKDVFVHISAVERAGLGTLREGQKVSYEIVADRRSGKSAADNLRTAG from the coding sequence GTGAGCATGGGAACCGTGAAGTGGTTTAACGCAACCAAGGGCTATGGCTTCATTCAGCCTGACGATGGCGGCAAGGACGTTTTCGTTCACATCAGCGCCGTCGAGCGCGCCGGTCTCGGCACGTTGCGCGAAGGCCAGAAGGTCTCCTACGAGATCGTGGCCGACCGCCGTTCCGGCAAGTCGGCAGCGGACAATCTCCGTACCGCCGGCTGA
- a CDS encoding pilus assembly protein codes for MQAIVKILRASRISASEFLADSKALAATEFAVIVPLMLVMFFGTVEFSSAVAIDRKVTLIARTLSDLTSQSAGTMTDANLVNTFTASVSIITPYDATLVNGTISEIYIDSNKIAKIQWSKAATIASGATQATLTTSIRNAGDNVTTMIPSALLVASTYLILGEASYVYTPSVGYVLKSALPLSDISYTRPRQVACIAYNNVPSSC; via the coding sequence ATGCAGGCGATTGTGAAAATCTTGCGGGCCAGCCGGATTTCTGCAAGCGAGTTCCTCGCCGATAGCAAGGCGCTCGCTGCAACGGAATTCGCGGTGATCGTGCCGCTGATGCTGGTGATGTTCTTCGGTACCGTCGAGTTCTCATCTGCGGTAGCGATCGATCGCAAAGTCACGTTGATTGCGCGAACCCTGTCCGATCTGACCTCGCAATCGGCGGGCACCATGACCGACGCCAACCTGGTGAACACGTTCACGGCGAGCGTCTCGATCATCACGCCTTACGATGCCACGCTGGTGAACGGCACCATCTCCGAGATCTACATCGACTCCAACAAGATCGCCAAGATACAGTGGAGCAAGGCTGCTACCATCGCGAGCGGTGCGACGCAGGCTACGTTGACGACCTCGATTCGGAATGCGGGCGACAACGTCACCACGATGATTCCTTCGGCGCTCCTGGTTGCTTCGACTTACCTCATCCTCGGTGAGGCGAGCTATGTCTACACACCTTCGGTAGGCTACGTGTTGAAGTCGGCCCTCCCGCTCAGCGACATCTCCTACACCCGGCCGCGCCAGGTCGCGTGTATTGCTTACAACAACGTACCGTCGTCCTGCTGA
- a CDS encoding pilus assembly protein, producing MPSPAPSKFTLRTALRRFRGNRRGSAAVEFALVAPWFFALLFAIIETALMFFASQVLETIAQNSARIVLTGQAQSGSVALCAVNSVSTPCTQATFKNYVCSQIPALFDCNSLYVDVQSYPNSFASVTLSNHMDASCNFDSSGMQYSPGTSSQVVVVRLFYQWPLFVTGLGYNIGCGASNKRLLVATAAFQNEPF from the coding sequence ATGCCATCGCCTGCACCTTCGAAGTTCACGCTCCGAACCGCGCTGCGCCGGTTTCGCGGCAACCGCCGCGGCTCCGCAGCCGTCGAGTTCGCGCTGGTCGCTCCGTGGTTCTTCGCGCTCCTGTTTGCGATCATCGAGACTGCGCTGATGTTCTTCGCGAGCCAGGTGCTCGAGACCATCGCGCAGAATTCGGCCCGTATCGTTTTGACCGGCCAGGCGCAGTCCGGCTCGGTAGCGCTCTGCGCCGTGAATTCGGTGAGCACACCGTGCACGCAGGCGACATTCAAGAACTACGTCTGTAGCCAGATCCCGGCGCTGTTCGACTGCAACAGCCTTTATGTCGATGTCCAGAGCTATCCCAACTCCTTCGCGTCGGTCACTCTCTCCAACCACATGGATGCGTCCTGCAATTTCGACTCCTCCGGCATGCAGTATAGTCCCGGGACCTCCAGCCAGGTCGTGGTGGTGCGGCTCTTCTACCAATGGCCGCTCTTCGTGACCGGGCTCGGCTACAACATCGGCTGCGGCGCCAGCAACAAGCGCCTCCTCGTTGCGACGGCCGCATTCCAGAACGAGCCCTTCTGA
- a CDS encoding pilus assembly protein N-terminal domain-containing protein codes for MRKEFLRRHACACLLVAAAVLASPAAGLAESSADTIAVNVDQAKLVRLPGKVATIVVGNPLIADVTLQPGGMIVVTGKGYGATNFIALDRSGEILVDRQIQVEGPSDRLVTVYRGIERESYSCMPVCQRRVTLGDSEKYFSETMGQAGSLSSTASGSAGAGAKTN; via the coding sequence ATGCGTAAAGAGTTCCTGCGCCGTCATGCGTGCGCCTGTCTTCTGGTTGCGGCTGCCGTTCTGGCGTCACCCGCTGCCGGCCTTGCCGAATCCAGTGCCGACACCATTGCCGTCAATGTCGATCAGGCCAAGCTCGTGAGGCTGCCCGGCAAGGTGGCCACCATCGTGGTCGGCAATCCCCTGATCGCAGACGTCACGCTCCAGCCCGGCGGCATGATCGTCGTCACCGGGAAGGGCTACGGCGCCACCAATTTCATCGCGCTCGACAGGAGCGGCGAGATCCTGGTCGATCGCCAGATCCAGGTCGAAGGCCCGAGCGACCGGCTCGTCACCGTCTATCGCGGAATCGAACGCGAGTCCTATAGCTGCATGCCGGTCTGCCAGCGCCGCGTCACGCTCGGCGACAGCGAAAAGTACTTCAGTGAAACGATGGGCCAGGCCGGCTCGCTGAGCAGTACCGCCAGCGGTAGCGCCGGCGCGGGCGCTAAAACAAACTAA
- a CDS encoding sterol desaturase family protein: protein MSSLPMQVALMLGETIAKVVPITLMLALVFTVLEHFWACNPGAPWWRKREIVTDICYWFFVPVFARTMRIGLLIVGAGVVFNIHDADELIAFYDNGHGPLSQLPLWVQGALFLILSDFMLYWLHRLFHGGGFWKYHAIHHSSEELGWISAARFHPVNLVLGTIGVDVVLLMAGISPNVMIWLGPFTTFHSAFVHANLNWTFGPFKYALATPVFHRWHHTSLEQGGDTNFAGTFPIWDVLFGTFRMPEGELPQDYGKDEATMPKEIAGQLAYPFRQ from the coding sequence ATGTCGAGCCTACCCATGCAAGTCGCCTTGATGCTCGGCGAAACCATCGCGAAGGTCGTTCCCATCACGCTCATGCTCGCGCTCGTCTTCACGGTGCTCGAGCATTTCTGGGCGTGCAATCCCGGCGCGCCGTGGTGGCGCAAGCGGGAGATCGTGACCGACATCTGCTACTGGTTCTTCGTCCCGGTGTTCGCCCGCACCATGCGGATCGGGCTGTTGATCGTCGGCGCCGGCGTCGTCTTCAACATCCACGATGCGGACGAGCTCATCGCCTTCTACGACAACGGTCACGGTCCGCTATCGCAGCTTCCGCTCTGGGTGCAGGGCGCACTTTTCCTGATCCTCTCGGATTTCATGCTGTACTGGCTGCACCGGCTGTTCCACGGCGGCGGATTCTGGAAGTATCACGCGATCCATCACTCCTCGGAGGAGCTGGGGTGGATTTCCGCGGCCCGCTTCCATCCCGTCAATCTCGTGCTCGGCACGATCGGCGTGGACGTCGTGCTGCTGATGGCCGGCATTTCCCCGAACGTCATGATCTGGCTTGGCCCGTTCACCACTTTCCACTCGGCATTCGTGCATGCCAACCTGAACTGGACCTTTGGGCCGTTCAAATACGCGCTGGCGACGCCGGTGTTCCACCGCTGGCACCACACTTCGCTGGAGCAGGGCGGCGACACCAATTTTGCCGGGACCTTCCCGATCTGGGACGTGCTGTTCGGTACCTTCCGGATGCCGGAGGGTGAACTGCCGCAGGACTACGGCAAGGACGAAGCGACCATGCCGAAGGAGATCGCGGGCCAGCTCGCCTATCCGTTCCGTCAGTAG
- a CDS encoding Flp family type IVb pilin, with amino-acid sequence MKNLIARFVKDESGATAIEYGLIAAGIALAIITVVNSLGTTLKDKFTAISSSLK; translated from the coding sequence ATGAAGAACCTGATCGCACGTTTCGTGAAAGATGAATCCGGTGCCACCGCGATCGAATACGGCCTGATTGCTGCCGGCATCGCGCTCGCAATCATCACCGTGGTCAACAGCCTTGGCACCACGCTGAAGGACAAGTTCACCGCGATCAGCTCGTCGCTGAAGTAG
- a CDS encoding prepilin peptidase, whose translation MIIDLVRLLLFPALMAFAAASDLFTMTISNRVSLALVAGFFVLAIAGGMAPYDVLTHVGAGALMLVVAFACFAMGWVGGGDAKVAASVALWFGFAQLMNFLLYASLFGGALTLLLLQFRQWPLPYGLAGQAWLARLHAKESGIPYGIALATSALMVYPETEWVKAIDLAHLALR comes from the coding sequence ATGATCATCGACCTCGTACGCCTTCTGCTGTTTCCGGCCCTGATGGCGTTCGCGGCGGCGAGCGATCTCTTCACGATGACCATCTCGAACCGCGTGTCGCTGGCGCTGGTCGCCGGATTCTTCGTGCTTGCCATCGCCGGTGGCATGGCACCTTACGACGTGCTGACCCACGTCGGCGCCGGCGCGCTCATGCTGGTTGTGGCTTTCGCCTGCTTCGCGATGGGCTGGGTCGGCGGCGGCGACGCGAAGGTTGCGGCCTCGGTCGCGCTCTGGTTCGGCTTCGCACAGTTGATGAATTTCCTGCTCTACGCCTCGCTGTTCGGCGGGGCGCTCACACTGCTGCTGCTGCAGTTCCGGCAATGGCCGTTGCCTTACGGGCTTGCGGGCCAGGCCTGGCTCGCGCGGCTGCATGCCAAGGAGAGCGGCATCCCCTACGGCATCGCGCTCGCGACGAGCGCGCTGATGGTCTACCCGGAGACCGAGTGGGTGAAGGCGATCGACCTCGCCCACCTCGCATTGCGCTGA
- the cpaB gene encoding Flp pilus assembly protein CpaB, whose translation MNRARIVVLTVAICAGGVAAYLASGSDNSAPPPAAPVAQLPTVDVLVAKNDIGLGQSVKPEDVQWQTWPAATASATFIRRNERPEGATQVAGSIARAPFIQGEPIRDQKLVKAEGSGFMAAILPSGMRAVSTEISPETGAGGFILPNDRVDVLLTRRLKNPDQSNGAPDIVTSEIILANVRVLAIDQAPKEKDGQNAVVGKTVTLELNPAQTSALSAARQSGTLSLALRSIADVKMSDNTLLDESTQKRDGISIIRYGIPSQTAKIR comes from the coding sequence ATGAATAGGGCACGCATTGTCGTCCTGACGGTCGCGATCTGCGCCGGCGGTGTCGCCGCGTACCTCGCGAGCGGCTCGGACAATTCTGCGCCGCCTCCGGCCGCTCCGGTCGCGCAGCTTCCGACCGTCGACGTGCTGGTGGCCAAGAACGACATCGGGCTCGGCCAGAGCGTGAAGCCGGAAGACGTGCAGTGGCAGACCTGGCCGGCAGCGACCGCCAGCGCCACTTTCATTCGCCGCAACGAGCGTCCCGAGGGCGCGACCCAGGTCGCCGGTTCGATCGCCCGGGCGCCCTTCATCCAGGGCGAGCCGATCCGCGACCAGAAGCTGGTCAAGGCCGAGGGCTCCGGCTTCATGGCCGCAATCCTGCCGAGCGGAATGCGCGCCGTCTCGACCGAGATCTCGCCTGAGACCGGTGCAGGCGGCTTCATCCTGCCTAACGATCGCGTCGACGTGCTTCTGACCCGCCGCCTCAAGAATCCGGACCAAAGCAACGGCGCCCCGGACATCGTCACGTCCGAGATCATTTTGGCCAATGTTCGTGTCCTGGCCATCGATCAGGCGCCGAAGGAAAAGGACGGCCAGAACGCAGTAGTCGGCAAGACCGTGACCCTCGAGCTCAATCCCGCGCAGACCTCGGCGCTTTCCGCCGCGCGCCAGAGCGGCACACTGTCGCTGGCGCTGCGCAGCATCGCCGACGTCAAGATGAGCGACAACACGCTCCTCGACGAGTCGACGCAAAAGCGCGACGGCATTTCGATCATTCGCTACGGCATACCAAGTCAGACGGCAAAGATACGATGA
- a CDS encoding type II and III secretion system protein family protein: protein MTCRVNTAKLRTTVVRALSFSAVAALTLNPVLTPVVAADYRPVAPVATDGQMNARFLSLGVGKSVVIDLPRDIKDVLVADPKIANAVVRSAQRAYIIGATVGQTNIVFFDSAGQQIAAYDIAVKRDLNGARAALKQILPNSDIQIDGLGEGIILTGTAANPIEAQQANDLAARIAGGPDKVVNSIVVRGRDQVMLKVTVAEVARSIVKQLGIDLSANLNYGTSVVTFSNSNPFTALGRNLVDGNNLTAKFGGGPSVQATLRAMETAGVIRTLAEPNLTAISGESATFVAGGEFPVPAGYACDPTTHVCTTQISFKKFGVSLNFTPVVLTEGKISLRVMSEVSELSNENAITLSQAVTSTTVNSLTVPSVKTRRAETSLEIPSGGAMAMAGLIQDQTKQAVSGLPGLMQLPVLGTLFRSRDFVNNQTELVVIVTPYIVRAVAQKDLSRPDDGFAAPADPQAELIGNINRIYGVPGRTEPARNYRGTYGFITD from the coding sequence ATGACATGCAGGGTCAACACGGCGAAGCTGCGGACCACAGTGGTCCGCGCCCTGTCGTTCTCCGCCGTGGCCGCGCTGACGCTCAACCCGGTGCTTACTCCCGTGGTCGCCGCCGACTACCGCCCCGTGGCGCCGGTCGCGACCGACGGCCAGATGAACGCACGCTTCCTCTCCCTCGGCGTCGGCAAGTCGGTCGTGATCGACCTGCCGCGCGACATCAAGGACGTGCTGGTCGCCGATCCGAAGATCGCCAATGCGGTGGTGCGCTCGGCGCAGCGCGCTTACATCATCGGCGCCACCGTCGGTCAAACCAACATCGTGTTCTTCGATTCCGCCGGCCAGCAAATCGCGGCCTATGATATCGCGGTCAAGCGCGATCTCAACGGCGCTCGCGCCGCGCTGAAGCAGATCCTGCCCAATTCCGACATCCAGATCGACGGCCTCGGCGAAGGCATCATCCTGACCGGTACGGCAGCCAACCCGATCGAGGCGCAGCAGGCCAACGATCTCGCCGCGCGGATCGCCGGCGGCCCCGACAAGGTGGTGAACTCGATCGTGGTCCGCGGCCGCGATCAGGTCATGCTGAAGGTCACGGTCGCCGAAGTCGCGCGGAGCATCGTCAAGCAGCTCGGCATCGACCTCTCCGCCAATCTCAACTACGGCACGTCGGTGGTGACTTTCTCCAACTCCAACCCATTCACGGCGCTCGGCCGCAATCTCGTGGACGGCAACAATCTGACCGCGAAGTTCGGCGGAGGCCCGTCGGTGCAGGCCACTCTGCGCGCGATGGAAACCGCCGGCGTGATCCGCACGCTGGCCGAGCCGAACCTGACCGCGATTTCGGGTGAATCGGCGACCTTCGTCGCCGGCGGTGAATTTCCGGTACCGGCTGGGTATGCGTGCGACCCCACCACCCATGTCTGTACCACACAGATCAGCTTCAAGAAGTTCGGTGTCTCGCTCAACTTCACCCCGGTGGTGCTGACCGAGGGCAAGATCAGCCTGCGGGTGATGAGCGAGGTGTCGGAGCTGTCCAACGAAAATGCGATCACGCTGTCGCAGGCCGTGACCTCGACCACGGTGAACTCGCTGACGGTACCCTCGGTCAAGACCCGTCGCGCGGAGACCTCGCTCGAAATTCCCTCCGGCGGCGCAATGGCGATGGCCGGCCTGATCCAGGACCAGACCAAGCAGGCGGTCAGCGGATTGCCGGGCCTGATGCAGCTTCCGGTTCTCGGAACGCTGTTCCGCAGCCGCGACTTCGTCAACAATCAGACCGAACTGGTCGTGATCGTGACTCCCTATATCGTGCGCGCGGTGGCGCAGAAGGACCTGTCGCGTCCGGATGACGGCTTTGCCGCGCCCGCCGATCCGCAGGCCGAGCTGATCGGCAACATCAATCGCATCTATGGCGTGCCAGGCCGGACCGAACCGGCGCGGAATTACCGCGGCACCTACGGCTTCATCACCGACTGA
- a CDS encoding CpaD family pilus assembly protein, whose amino-acid sequence MITRPPQIRKGAIRLGGALVGMALALGGCQHDEAVTASIPDDYKQRHPIAIEEQNRSIVVFVGHARGGLTAAQRADVMSLASTWLREGTGAIHIDVPAGTPNARPAAESLREIQAMMAAAGVPPRAVMARPYQPEDKRFLPPIRLTYSKIAAVAGPCGVWPEDIGPSMKNRGWFENKQYYNFGCAYQRNLAAMVDNPTDLEQPRPETPSYTARRTTLLEKYRKGTPTAITYPEADKAKLSDTGK is encoded by the coding sequence ATGATCACAAGACCACCCCAGATTCGCAAAGGCGCCATCCGCCTCGGTGGCGCGCTCGTCGGTATGGCGCTCGCGCTCGGCGGCTGCCAGCACGACGAGGCGGTCACCGCCTCCATTCCCGACGACTACAAGCAGCGCCATCCGATCGCGATCGAGGAGCAGAACCGCTCGATCGTCGTCTTCGTCGGCCACGCCCGCGGCGGCCTGACGGCGGCTCAGCGCGCCGACGTCATGAGTCTGGCGTCGACCTGGCTGCGCGAGGGCACCGGCGCGATCCATATCGACGTGCCGGCCGGCACGCCCAATGCACGTCCGGCGGCCGAGTCGCTGCGCGAGATCCAGGCGATGATGGCAGCCGCCGGCGTACCGCCGCGCGCCGTCATGGCACGCCCCTACCAGCCCGAGGACAAGCGTTTCCTGCCGCCGATCCGGTTGACCTATTCGAAGATCGCCGCGGTCGCCGGCCCCTGCGGGGTGTGGCCCGAGGACATCGGCCCCTCGATGAAGAACAGGGGCTGGTTCGAGAACAAGCAATACTACAATTTCGGCTGCGCCTATCAGCGCAACCTCGCCGCCATGGTCGACAATCCGACGGACCTGGAGCAGCCGCGGCCCGAAACGCCTTCCTACACGGCGCGGCGCACCACACTTCTCGAGAAGTATCGTAAGGGCACTCCGACGGCGATCACCTATCCTGAAGCCGACAAGGCCAAACTCAGCGACACCGGCAAATGA
- a CDS encoding AAA family ATPase — protein sequence MISYARQTQEERPETPAPPVEEHIAPAPRVSVQAFCETVETAAAVQSAGEDRRLGKAHLKIQMGGMAAAIEAYRSAPTPNVIVLESDGRNDLLTGLDQLATVCDAGTRVIVIGRINDVMLYRELVRRGVSDYVLAPVGAIDVVRSICNLFSAPEAKAVGRIIAVVGAKGGVGASTISHNVAWAIARDLAMDAVVADLDLAFGTAGLDYNQDPPQGIADAVFSPDRVDTAFIDRLLSKCTDHLSLLAAPATLDRVYDFGTDAFDAVFDTLRSTMPCIVLDVPHQWSGWTKRALIGADDILIVAAPDLANLRNTKNLFDLLKAARPNDRPPLYCLNQVGIPKRPEIAAAEFAKAIESLPVVSIPFEPQIFGSAANNGQMIAEISANHKSIEMFLQIAQRLTGRSEAKKQKSSLLSPLIDKLRGK from the coding sequence ATGATCAGCTACGCTCGCCAGACTCAAGAAGAGCGGCCGGAGACTCCTGCTCCGCCGGTCGAGGAGCATATTGCGCCCGCACCGCGCGTCTCGGTCCAGGCTTTCTGCGAGACCGTGGAGACCGCCGCCGCCGTGCAATCGGCCGGCGAGGATCGCCGCCTCGGCAAAGCCCATCTCAAGATCCAGATGGGCGGCATGGCCGCCGCCATCGAAGCCTACCGCTCGGCGCCCACGCCGAACGTGATCGTGCTGGAGAGCGACGGCCGCAACGACCTCCTGACCGGCCTCGACCAGCTCGCCACGGTCTGCGACGCCGGCACCCGCGTCATCGTGATCGGCCGCATCAACGACGTCATGCTCTATCGCGAGCTGGTGCGTCGCGGCGTCAGCGACTACGTGCTCGCGCCGGTCGGCGCCATCGACGTCGTGCGCTCGATCTGCAACCTGTTCTCGGCACCGGAAGCCAAGGCGGTCGGCCGCATCATCGCCGTGGTCGGGGCCAAGGGCGGCGTCGGAGCCTCCACCATCTCCCACAACGTCGCATGGGCGATCGCGCGCGACCTCGCCATGGACGCGGTCGTCGCCGATCTCGACCTCGCCTTCGGCACCGCCGGACTCGACTACAACCAGGATCCGCCGCAGGGCATCGCGGATGCCGTGTTCTCGCCGGACCGCGTCGATACCGCCTTCATCGACCGCCTGCTGTCGAAATGCACCGACCACCTCAGCCTGCTGGCGGCGCCGGCAACGCTCGACCGGGTCTACGATTTCGGCACCGACGCCTTTGATGCCGTGTTCGACACGCTGCGCTCCACCATGCCCTGCATCGTGCTCGACGTCCCGCATCAATGGTCGGGCTGGACCAAGCGCGCGCTGATCGGGGCGGACGACATCCTGATCGTGGCGGCGCCGGACCTCGCCAACCTGCGCAACACCAAGAACCTGTTCGATCTGCTCAAGGCCGCGCGTCCCAACGATCGGCCGCCGCTCTACTGCCTGAACCAGGTCGGTATCCCGAAACGGCCGGAAATCGCCGCCGCCGAATTCGCCAAGGCGATCGAGAGCCTGCCGGTCGTCTCGATCCCGTTCGAGCCGCAGATCTTCGGGTCCGCGGCCAACAACGGCCAGATGATCGCGGAGATCTCGGCCAACCACAAGTCGATCGAGATGTTCCTGCAGATCGCCCAGCGCCTCACCGGCCGCAGCGAGGCCAAGAAGCAAAAGTCGTCCCTGCTTTCACCCCTGATTGACAAGTTGCGGGGAAAATAG